GGGCATGGGAGGGACGCCTCCATCTGCATTTGGCGTGGCATGCCCGTCGATCCTCGAGCACAGCAGCGCCAGAGGCCAGCCAGAGTGAGACCAACCGCTCGATGTGGTACAGGGTCGCATCTTTTAGGCGCATTTGGACATGACTCTCACGAGGAGGATGAGGACAGGTAGGAGCCGTAGCTGTTTATttcatgttttcattcatgataCCTATGTATGTCAGATTTGTCGTGTACTTTTGTATTGTATGACGGTACTTAGTTTATTTCCATGGACTTGTGTTTGTGTTATGTATGTTTTTGTTTACTATACACttactttattttgtatttatgcaAACTGCTCATTAACGCATAAACCGTTAGACCCCTATCACAGATTATGTTAATTTTGGCCTAGAACGTAAACTGTAATACTCCTATAGTGAATTACGTGTATTTATAAACCATGGAATCTCTGTCACGATTTACatagattataaaaaaaaaatgcattttaatatctattttacaTTTTGTGTAATCTGATAATATTGTATCCCAGTTTATTTATTACAGTAACTCCTCATTTTAGCCTTAGCTTTAAGCTATTTTGCACATGAAACAAGAACGTTGATTTTGAGATGTACTACCATAATGCAATCTGCTTCTAAAATAGCTTATTTACTCAGATTTTGCTTCTAAAGTTATTTGACTTTAAatatagattttaaatttatattttcgtNNNNNNNNNNNNNNNNNNNNNNNNNNNNNNNNNNNNNNNNNNNNNNNNNNNNNNNNNNNNNNNNNNNNNNNNNNNNNNNNNNNNNNNNNNNNNNNNNACTTAAACAAAtattaaataagaattaaaaaaattattaaaccaTATTTATACTTATTGATAATCAAATTAATATTGAGAAGCAATGAATTAATAAATGTCAGGCCTAACCTCTGGAGGGAGTGGCATTCGTCACGTAAATAAGCACCACATCCTCTCAAAGCTAAATGTAACTTCATAGAAATCAAAATCGTTGCCATACATAAATGTAACAAGGAAAAAAGATTTGACGGAAGCAAACGGCTTTTCAATGAGAGTTTTTGAGGCCAATAACTTTTAgtattttttgtcattatttgaccaacataaatactaaattatctttaataaataaattttactaatttatataTGTAAATTCTGAAAAAGTGTAGATGCAAATCGTTTTATTTTATGtatacaaaattttaataaatataaatacaaattttatattttttgtgcaCAAAATATCTATAAATAAGGAAATAAATTATtactaactaaaaataataatatttattgacCATATGACACATGTAGCATTGCTCATTCAATATTCAATTCACAAAAGCAAAGATCCCTACCGGATTCTTTTTGTCAAGGTACATTTGAACCATGTGTTACAATAGAATAATGGGTTCAAATCATCAGAAGTCCTTAATCTCTttttaataaaatgaaaaattgaaGAAACATGTTGCTTCCCATGCTCCACACAAATCACAAAAGCAATTGAGAGagacaaaaaattaaaatctaaactGAGTAACCTTAGAAACAAATagacaacaacaaaatcaagTACAAAAGGGAATCAAAACAACATATAAAAAGCAGcttcaaaacaaaatataaataaaaaaaggcCTCACTAAAATCAACAAAAGCATGAACAACAAACTCTTGATTTTGATAattttgtaaaggaaaagtagatGCGagccaaaaactaaacaaaaccacattaatttatattaataattaattaattttaaattttttaaatttaaaatttaattaaaacctaattaaaactataaaaatcttccttttctttctcatATTAACCTACtcacctccaacaatcacacacacaaattcctctctctctctctctcagatTCTCTCTGCCTCCTCACTGAAACTCACTCCTCTGTAACGGAGTATGTGCTGCAAGGTGCCGGTTATCATCTCGTTCAAATCTCTACCGCAGAGCCTATAGAACTTGCTGCCAGCACTGCAACTGTGTGCTCCCGGACACCGCCAGCAACCAAGAAAGAGATgcagaaatttaaataaaagaaaataaaaagtaatgctaaatttttcttttttttgtttctgtttttttttttagctGGACTAAACAAAAAAAGAAGTATAAGAGATGAAGGGAGGTGGACGGACAGAGGAGGGGGGCTCTCGGTTGGAGTGGGGATTTGGTTTCAGATGTGGTTTTGAAAGGATGAACGGGTAGTTGAAGAGAAGGGTGTTGACTACAAATTACACACTTGATCTTAGtcaaaagaaatttttaaataattacataaatataaaaaaatacatttaaTATGGAAAAAAGAAATATCTTAAtatttaacaaaagaaatatccagttataatttaaaaaaaattataaaattttaaagaaatagagacattcacatttgtaatacaaaaaaattcgaaaaatatataaaagaacatccatttagtatgaaaaagaaacattctgatacttagcagaagaaacatctatatatattaactcgtagaAATTTTGAATTCACCCAAACGTATTTGGCTGGTTTTTGGCTAATACCCTTTTGGTTCCTAGCATTACTCTTTTGTAAATAAAGCTCGActcagaaaagaaagaaaaagagaatcaTATGTAAAAGATCAGTACACTAAACATTACATGAGACATCCTTGTATAATCTAAATTCTATACAATATAATTCGAATTACTACCTCACTCTACTGTCTCTACAGACATGAGAATACCATAATTAGGAAACTAGTGTTGAAACATAAATTTAAAGACAAAGGATGAATCTAACTACAAAACAGAACGTTGGAAATTGTTCTTAAAGTCCATGTATTTATTGTAGAAGCTTTAATTAAATCAAGTGCAATCTTatcttcttttattattatttttatacagCAACTCAGAATCTAACTATAACATAAGCACCTATAACTTGAAATGCAGTTTTGAACAAAGGAGAAATCGTGATCAGCATTCAATAGCCTCTATATAATGCTTCAAAATCTCATGAAACTTTCGCAACTTGAAGATGGTCATTAATTATTCTGATACACAGACCATTCTATAAAGTCTAAACAGCCTTGTCATCAATTTTGTATACATTACTTATATGAGTTTAAGAAGAATTGGGGGGTGGGGTAATATctaaattatcgaagaagaaatTGGAAAGCTAAAAAATGCTAATTGCATCAACAACAAATATgtaaacaattttattttttaatgtcataaaaaaatatcaaacaagTATAGAATCTAAAAACAACTAATAAGCGGACTTAATAAATGTTGGAGGGACATGAGTGGAAAATAATAGACAAGTTTAAAAGGATGAAGACATAATACATTAATCTATTCCCTTCTTTTATTCCAAACAACAATCTTGAATACAATCAATGATAAACAATTTAACATAATgtggtatttttattctaaaGCCTAAAAATCTTGAAAGCATGAGCATAACATTACCAACTATATATGAATCAATGATTTTACCAACTTGACCCAAGAGTTAGGAGAACCCAACAAAAATCTCATCACCTGAATATTGAGCTGAATGTCATTAAGTAAATTGAATTCCATAAGTTTCCTTATAAATTGATTGAAACAAGATTGCAGAAACAATATGCTGGTACAATAGCATATTCATATGGGCAGCAGAAATTAATGTCATAATAGTAGTATTTCAATTCAGtatgaataaataaaattaatgtgaTAATAGATTTATTATCGAAAATCATAAGGTGCAACTGTATACTAATTTTTTTACCTAATCAATGATTTACAAGAAGAAATAACGATACCAAGAGCAAATACAATTTCTTATGAATTATTTGACAAGAATATGAAGAAGATCAAATGAATTATCATAAAGCCGTAAATTCCAATTGAAACAAGAACATAATACTGAGATAAATAAATTCGATAACATTAATAACAAAGTTGGTAGTGCTAGAAAGGCTTCACCAAGAGAAGGCGCAAACAGGCTTTAAGAGTCAATAGGCTTGAGTTTGGGTTTGATGAAGCGCAGCAGCATTTTGGATGAGTTGCTTTGAAGACCATTTGGTGAAACTAAGCTGTCATGGTAGATACAAGCCATCCTATACCCGACACATTGAGAAAAAGCAGGATGGTTCCCCATGCCAGAGTTGTCAATCTCAGGAAAATCTACGCTCCCATCATTTAAGTTACACAAAACTATGCCGAAAAATGGACAAAATGCCAAAAGAACATCACTTTCCGAGATGTAAAGAGGTTGAAAACAACGACAAGGATCTGGATAAGTGAATTTTTCATAGACCGGAATCACTGCCAATTTAGTCCAAGATTGAGCATCTCCGTATTCCTTCATCTGCCACACAATCCACTCGTATGTACTCTTATGCCCGTAACAAAGAGAAAGGCAATTTCTCAAGACACATAAGTGAGTGCACCCCCTTGAAAAATAATAAGGATGATCTAAATCTATTTCACTATCAGGCAGAGAAAAATGACCATAAGTCTCTTTacccaaatcaaaataaagaaCCACGTAATTAACACACCAATTAAGAGTGCATAATCTGCTACTACCGAAAAATTCCCCTTCCCTATTAACATCCCAACTAGGATTGTCACTTGGGACACCAAATAGGGCTACTGGGATATCATCAATTTTTCTCCATGACGAAGTTGGCCCAAATGTATAAATTCTGGTACTAAACTCAAAATTAGATGGCCCTTCCGTCCTTATAGTTGCAAAAATTTTGTAACTGTCACTGAGATAATCGTAACCAAAGCCACAAAAGCGGACTTCGCCGCTGATTTCCGGTGATTCGAATGTGAATCCCGTACAGGGGTTCCACAAGATGGCATGCATGTATTTGTAGGCATGTTCATCAACCAAGCATAACAATCCATTGCAAGAACCAATGATTCCGTAGTAGCGTTGTTCCCTGAAGCAATCGACTTGAGTAGGCTCGGAAGGATTGTCCAAGATTGAGTGTACGGAGAGAAGTCCGATAGTACCGCATCTGACGTCATTTCTGTAAGCCCAAGTGCAATAAGCAATTCGTAGCGTAGTCAAAGTTGGATCAAGTAAGCATGAACGACGAAGGTGGTTACAGGTGAAAGGAGGGGAGGAAATTAGGTTTCTCCATGAAGTGCACACGCTCCTTAAGGAAGCAAGCGTCCTTGCCGGAAACCTCAGCAAGATTTCCATCATATTCTCATCCGAAACATCTGCCAGCTTCCGCGTTCTTGCCGTGGGGCAACTGACCAGTTCCGTCCCTGCCTTCGTCTCCGCATCATTATGGTCAGTCAGCATAGCTAGCTGCTGTTTCAGTTTGATTTTGGGTATTCTCTTATATTCTATTTATATTTAGGTTACATGTTTCAATATCATCATTAGCATCTCCATGGATCTTTGGCCCGGCTTcaataatataagataaaaatcaTAAACGGCCCCTCCAATAATCTAATCAAATCTAAACAAAATAATATATTGATCAAAATCACAAGTTTTTATACTCGTGCAATACACGAAAATAAGACCAAATCAAATATATTTATAGGTCAAATTTTATAATACCGATATACTTAGTAgacaataaatatataattagacAAACATTAAAAGTGAACAAATTTACAGTAAGAATCATAGTTATCAGAAACGAACCGACAATCAACCTGATCATATGACCGGGTCactgggtcactggttcaacTGGTGGGTCACTAATTCACCTAGTTGACCCGGtccataatttaaaaaaatataaattatataaataaaattaaaattatgtattaaaacttaaaatgcaagtctgaacaaacataataataataataaaatattaattcattttttgaaaaaaacCCAAAAtagcccctgacaattacctcaaaagacaacgaggcccttgacaaaaaaaaataccAACCCGGCCCCTGAGATTTACTTTTATGGGACTGattagcccctgtgccaaaaaaaatcaatgttttttttggcacagaggctaatcagtcccaaaaaaacAAGATCAGGGGCCAGGTTGGGTGTTTTTTTTCttaggggcctcgttgtcctttcgagataattgtcagggaccGGATGGGATATTCACTCTTAATTTTTAGACATAACTAATGATGTAAAAAGAGATAATAAACTAGTTTCTAGTACAAAATACTTTCTCCATTTAAACAAACAAGAGCAAGCAAAAGATAACACAATCGATAAATAAAGTCCAAGTGATCTTAAAAATTAAAATCGACATCTATATCTTCATAGGATAAATTTGGAGCTTGATCAACATTTTCCTCATTTTGATTTGCATCTATATCTTCCATAAGAAACACGGCATTATGCATAACAtcagaaacaaagaaagaagagtttgaagagagaggTACAAGAAACTAGTGAACTGAATTAACTTCATCTTATTCTTCCATCAATGAATCAATTCTACACACCTCTTAGAGGGATGCAAGAGCTTCATTTATAACAGAGTTGGAAAAGAGAAAGATCAGATATCAGAATAACAAACCCTGACTAACTGTACCAAACTGATTTTGTTATTGACCAACACTCTTATCTCTTATCCCTTAACATACACCAACAAAAGATTTAGCATTTTttaagcaacacaacaacaagGTTCATTAACAAATTCAACTCAACTCAGTTATCCAGCAACAAATTCTACTTCCAGCAACAACCACATTTATGATAtgttcaacatcaaattcaacttaCAGCTAACAACAAATTCTACTTCTAGAGTTCTAGCAACAAATTCAGCTATGATAACTATGATAACTTCCAGGCAGCATCAAAAACTTAACTATGATAACTTTCAGGCAGCaacaaaaaaacaagaaaattgaaacAGAAGGAACAGGGGAAACTCACCAACAAATTCAAGGTTCATGATAATCAATGACAAATTTCAGCAACACAATCAACACTTTCAGCAACAAATTATTTTGGCAACAAAATCAAAGTGCAGTGATGCAGCAACAAAATGGAAACACAAAGAACAGGGGAACTCACCAAATCGGGTTGCACGAAGGAAGCTGATGGCGAGGGAGAAGCTGACGGCAAGGCGAGAAGCAAGAAGACGACAACGAAGACCAGCCCACCGGGATCTGTTGCCTCTGCTACCGGCGACGAAGAGCGCAGGGAAGGGAGAGGTCGACACCAGGTGCGAGACAGAGACCGTTTGAAGCAAGAAgacgaccaccaccaccacccaagGGACCAGATCCGGTTCCGTCTGCTTCTGCCGCCGGCGAAGCGAGGGCAAGGGCACGGGACCGCGACGACGACCGAGGTGAGGGTACGAGGTGAGAGACTGAGAGAGCGACGAGGTGAGGCCGTGAGAAACTGAGAGTGACGACTGTCGAGGTGAGGGGAGAGACGAGAGAGTGACGAGGTGAGGGTGAGGGTGACGGGAAGAGGCGGAGAGAGCACAGAGACTGGCTGGGTTAGGGGGGTTCCACTCAGACTCTCAGATTTGGCATTTGGGCATTAGGGTTTCATCCAAAGGGAAAGTGGAGGGGGTGTCTGAAACGACACCGTTTCAGGTATTAGGAAAAAAAACACGAGCCGGACCGGGTTAAATTAACCGGCCAAATTATCGGTTTTATGAAAAACTCGCCTGGTTAAACCGGGTTCGACCGGATCCGTTACACTTCCGATTTTACAAGTGATTCGGCCCGATCAAGTGATTGAATAACCGAATTTTCAATCGAACCGACCGAATTAAACCGAATCTGATAATTATGATaagaatttattaaaaattttggcagAAATTTCTCTTCATTTCattttttgattaaaaaaatattttaattaaattttagatttatattaattgtttatatttttattttaatatcaaaTCTAATATTTCTGTTAATATGTCCTTGCAATTTTAATGTCTAATAGTTATATTTTTACCATTAATTATGTAGTtgtgaatatttttttaatttattaaaaaaggcACAAATTCcttcctttcttttttattttacctatTCTTATAATTTATAACTTATTTACTATAAAAAGTTATATATGCTAAaacaaaatttcatttttttataaatttatctttcattttataaTACTTTTTTTCTCCTAGAATGNNNNNNNNNNNNNNNNNNNNNNNNNNNNNNNNNNNNNNNNNNNNNNNNNNNNNNNNNNNNNNNNNNNNNNNNNNNNNNNNNNNNNNNNNNNNNNNNNNNNNNNNNNNNNNNNNNNNNNNNNNNNNNNNNNNNNNNNNNNNNNNNNNNNNNNNNNNNNNNNNNNNNNNNNNNNNNNNNNNNNNNNNNNNNNNNNNNNNNNNNNNNNNNNNNNNNNNNNNNNNNNNNNNNNNNNNNNNNNNNNNNNNNNNNNNNNNNNNNNNNNNNNNNNNNNNNNNNNNNNNNNNNNNNNNNNNNNNNNNNNNNNNNNNNNNNNNNNNNNNNNNNNNNNNNNNNNNNNNNNNNNNNNNNNNNNCTAGAAtgtattatttctatttttttattttttataaactataaaatattattttttgttattgtactatcttttttatattttttattttgttcctattaattaagttgttataattttttattataaattttatcatttttatttcaTACAAAGTTAATTTATCACAACTCTTCACATATTGAGTCTTCtcaatatttaaattatattcttTATGTACTTAATTTCTTTTCTGATTTAGGGGATACAATGGTAAAAAAACATAGATGAAAGCTATTGTACATCTCTTCTTCGTCCTTTTAACTTACTTCCCTTTTTGTACAGATCATGAACAATTATATATAATAGTGCTTATGCATAAAGGATAATTATAAATTGTATCCTATCTTcttttggtaaaatttttattatttatcttgatGAAATAGGAACAAAATATTGCAAACTATTTTGGACTAACAAGTCTATATTAGAGAAATAGACAGCACCATACAATTCATCTAAAATTTCATCAATAGTAGGAATCGAAAACTTATCTTTTACTGTAATAGAATTGAAAGCTCGATAGTCTACGCAGAAATACCACGCCCTTTATCCTTCTTTTTGACTAGCAGTACTGGACTAGAGAAAGCACTTGGATTATCGCGAATAATCCATGTACTTAGCATTTCTTCCACAAGCCTCTCCATTT
The DNA window shown above is from Arachis ipaensis cultivar K30076 chromosome B08, Araip1.1, whole genome shotgun sequence and carries:
- the LOC107613867 gene encoding F-box/kelch-repeat protein At3g23880 yields the protein MLTDHNDAETKAGTELVSCPTARTRKLADVSDENMMEILLRFPARTLASLRSVCTSWRNLISSPPFTCNHLRRSCLLDPTLTTLRIAYCTWAYRNDVRCGTIGLLSVHSILDNPSEPTQVDCFREQRYYGIIGSCNGLLCLVDEHAYKYMHAILWNPCTGFTFESPEISGEVRFCGFGYDYLSDSYKIFATIRTEGPSNFEFSTRIYTFGPTSSWRKIDDIPVALFGVPSDNPSWDVNREGEFFGSSRLCTLNWCVNYVVLYFDLGKETYGHFSLPDSEIDLDHPYYFSRGCTHLCVLRNCLSLCYGHKSTYEWIVWQMKEYGDAQSWTKLAVIPVYEKFTYPDPCRCFQPLYISESDVLLAFCPFFGIVLCNLNDGSVDFPEIDNSGMGNHPAFSQCVGYRMACIYHDSLVSPNGLQSNSSKMLLRFIKPKLKPIDS